From the Phycisphaerales bacterium AB-hyl4 genome, one window contains:
- the moeB gene encoding molybdopterin-synthase adenylyltransferase MoeB: MTAVDTQLSAEEIKRYSRHLILPEVTLEGQKKLKAASVLVIGSGGLGAPVSMYLAAAGIGRIGMVDFDVVDESNLQRQILFDTKDVGTHKLTAARDRLTAINPNVQIDTYEARFSSDNALDIIKPYDVVIDGTDNFPTRYCTNDACVMLGKPNVYGSIFRFEGQATVFDPREGADGKPKGPCYRCLYPEPPPPGMAPSCAEGGVLGILPGVVGCIQATEALKLILGIGKPLTNRLVRYNALDMQFREFKLRRDPDCPMCGDNPSITELIDYEQFCGIRGEESDTVIRDTEIPEIDVNQLKALIDGDEAFELIDVREPHEYDIASIPKAKLVPLRQIPAKLSQFDSTKKYIVHCKMGGRSAQAVELMREAGLDATNVAGGILAWSAKIDPSVPSY, translated from the coding sequence ATGACCGCTGTTGATACGCAACTGTCCGCTGAAGAAATCAAGCGATATAGCCGACACCTCATCCTCCCCGAGGTGACGCTCGAAGGCCAGAAGAAGCTCAAAGCCGCCAGCGTGCTGGTCATCGGCTCCGGCGGCCTCGGCGCACCCGTGTCGATGTACCTTGCCGCCGCCGGCATCGGCCGTATCGGCATGGTCGACTTCGACGTTGTCGACGAATCCAACCTCCAACGCCAGATCCTCTTCGACACGAAAGACGTCGGCACGCACAAGCTCACCGCCGCCCGCGATCGCCTGACCGCCATCAACCCCAACGTCCAGATCGACACGTACGAGGCCCGCTTCTCCAGCGACAACGCGCTGGACATCATCAAGCCCTACGACGTCGTCATCGACGGCACGGACAACTTCCCCACACGCTACTGCACCAACGACGCCTGCGTCATGCTCGGCAAGCCCAACGTGTATGGCTCGATCTTCCGCTTCGAAGGCCAAGCCACCGTCTTCGACCCCCGCGAAGGCGCCGACGGCAAACCCAAGGGCCCCTGCTATCGCTGCCTCTACCCCGAGCCCCCGCCGCCGGGCATGGCTCCCTCCTGTGCCGAAGGCGGCGTGCTGGGCATCCTCCCCGGCGTCGTCGGCTGCATCCAGGCGACCGAAGCCCTCAAGCTCATCCTCGGCATCGGCAAGCCGTTGACCAACCGTCTCGTCCGCTACAACGCGCTCGATATGCAGTTCCGCGAGTTCAAGCTCCGCCGCGACCCCGACTGCCCCATGTGCGGCGACAACCCGAGCATCACCGAGCTGATCGATTACGAACAGTTCTGTGGCATCCGCGGCGAAGAAAGCGACACCGTCATCCGCGACACGGAGATCCCCGAGATCGACGTCAACCAGCTCAAAGCCTTGATCGACGGCGATGAGGCGTTCGAACTGATCGACGTCCGCGAACCACACGAGTACGACATCGCCAGCATTCCAAAGGCCAAGCTCGTCCCGCTGAGGCAGATCCCCGCGAAACTGTCGCAGTTCGACAGCACGAAAAAGTACATCGTGCACTGCAAGATGGGCGGCCGATCCGCTCAAGCCGTCGAGCTCATGCGCGAAGCCGGCCTCGACGCCACCAACGTCGCTGGCGGCATCCTCGCCTGGTCCGCCAAAATCGACCCAAGCGTCCCGTCGTACTAA
- the ffh gene encoding signal recognition particle protein — protein MFGNLSDKFESALRKLSGQGKISESNVREAMEDVRTALLEADVHYEVAEQFIESVQQKALGQEVLAAVKPGEQMIKIVHDELVTLFGGQPIVDKEDAVRPEEPPLMYVDPGPTVIMMSGLQGSGKTTTCGKLAGYLKKRGKKVMLVAADLQRPAAVHQLEVLSKQVEDEVEGNGRVSFYSEPDKVAEYGKAVGAAVKVCRNAVEAGRKAAVDVVILDTAGRLHVNDSLMGELRQVASAVNPHQIMLVIDAMTGQDAVNSAKAFNEQLELDGVIITKFDSDTRGGAALSVKQITGKPIKFIGTGERIDALEEFHARRIAGRILGMGDVVSLVEKAQEQVSEEEAMALQEKMAKGKMTMDDFLVQLKRIRKMGSMKSLLGLLPGIGNQLKDLPIDDKQIDRTEAIIQSMTKEERGNEDELTNSRRRRIARGSGTDQRDVSQLVKGFEMVGTMSKQLSGMGGVSRMKALAGMGGSDLAGMGARGGMPRAKGSTKAQKPKFKQRKKRRR, from the coding sequence ATGTTCGGCAATTTATCTGACAAGTTCGAGTCGGCCCTGCGCAAGCTTTCCGGACAGGGCAAGATCAGCGAATCCAACGTCCGCGAGGCGATGGAGGACGTCCGCACGGCCTTGCTGGAGGCGGACGTGCATTATGAAGTCGCTGAGCAGTTCATTGAGAGCGTGCAGCAGAAGGCGTTGGGGCAGGAGGTGCTCGCGGCGGTGAAGCCGGGCGAGCAGATGATCAAGATTGTGCACGATGAGTTGGTGACGCTGTTCGGCGGTCAGCCGATTGTGGATAAGGAAGACGCGGTTCGGCCGGAGGAGCCGCCGCTGATGTACGTCGATCCTGGGCCGACGGTGATCATGATGTCGGGGCTGCAAGGGTCGGGGAAGACGACGACGTGCGGCAAGCTGGCGGGGTATCTGAAGAAGCGCGGCAAGAAGGTGATGCTGGTCGCGGCGGACCTTCAGCGGCCGGCGGCGGTGCATCAGCTTGAGGTGCTCAGCAAGCAGGTGGAGGATGAGGTCGAGGGCAACGGGCGCGTGTCGTTCTACTCCGAGCCGGACAAGGTGGCGGAGTATGGCAAGGCGGTGGGCGCGGCGGTGAAGGTCTGCCGGAACGCGGTGGAAGCCGGTCGGAAGGCGGCGGTGGATGTGGTGATTCTCGACACGGCCGGCCGACTGCATGTGAACGACTCGCTGATGGGCGAACTGCGACAGGTTGCGTCGGCGGTGAACCCGCATCAGATCATGCTGGTGATCGACGCGATGACGGGGCAGGACGCGGTCAACTCGGCCAAGGCGTTTAACGAGCAGTTGGAGTTGGACGGCGTGATCATCACGAAGTTCGACTCGGACACGCGCGGCGGCGCGGCGTTGAGCGTGAAGCAGATCACGGGCAAGCCGATCAAGTTCATCGGCACGGGTGAGCGGATTGATGCGCTGGAAGAGTTTCATGCCCGCCGAATCGCGGGGCGCATCCTGGGCATGGGCGACGTCGTGTCGCTGGTGGAAAAGGCGCAGGAGCAGGTGAGTGAAGAGGAGGCGATGGCCCTTCAGGAGAAGATGGCCAAGGGCAAGATGACGATGGACGACTTCCTCGTCCAGCTCAAGCGCATCCGCAAGATGGGGTCGATGAAGTCGTTGCTGGGGTTGCTGCCGGGCATTGGCAATCAGCTGAAGGATCTGCCGATCGACGACAAGCAGATCGACCGGACGGAGGCGATCATCCAGTCGATGACGAAAGAAGAGCGGGGCAATGAGGATGAGCTGACCAACTCGCGTCGTCGGCGGATTGCTCGCGGCTCGGGGACAGACCAGCGCGACGTGTCGCAACTGGTCAAGGGCTTCGAGATGGTGGGCACGATGAGCAAGCAGTTGTCGGGCATGGGCGGGGTTTCGCGAATGAAGGCGCTGGCGGGGATGGGCGGATCGGACCTCGCGGGCATGGGCGCGCGGGGCGGCATGCCGCGTGCGAAGGGGTCGACGAAGGCGCAGAAGCCCAAGTTCAAGCAGCGGAAGAAACGGCGACGGTGA
- a CDS encoding SDR family oxidoreductase, with the protein MANKSKKKTSEKKQPKQKQQRQPGRESAMTPEPEVIRADYRGSGKLEGRTALITGGDSGIGRAVAVAFAREGADVAIVYLEEDKDAMQTERLVEAEGQECYVIRGDVQKEAFCRRAVDEAVSELGRLDVLVNNAAMQFPTPNFEDIDAKQLETTFRTNIFAMFYTTRAALGALKRREGSAIINTTSVTAYRGSGSLVDYSATKGAIVSFTRSLATNLAKEGVRVNAVAPGPIWTPLIPSTFPEEKVEKFGSDTPMGRAGHPSECAPAYVYLASDDSSYVTGQVLHVNGGEIVNG; encoded by the coding sequence ATGGCGAACAAGTCCAAGAAGAAAACGAGCGAGAAGAAACAGCCGAAGCAGAAGCAGCAGCGTCAGCCGGGGCGTGAGTCGGCGATGACGCCTGAGCCGGAGGTGATTCGGGCGGACTATCGCGGCAGCGGCAAGCTGGAGGGGCGGACGGCGCTGATCACCGGCGGCGACAGCGGCATCGGCCGAGCGGTCGCGGTGGCGTTTGCGCGCGAAGGGGCGGACGTTGCCATCGTGTACCTGGAAGAAGACAAGGACGCGATGCAGACCGAACGGCTGGTCGAGGCCGAGGGGCAGGAGTGTTATGTCATCCGCGGGGATGTGCAGAAGGAAGCGTTCTGTCGGCGGGCCGTGGACGAAGCGGTCAGCGAACTGGGTCGGCTGGATGTGCTGGTGAACAACGCGGCGATGCAGTTTCCCACGCCGAACTTTGAAGACATCGACGCGAAGCAGTTGGAGACGACGTTTCGCACGAACATCTTCGCGATGTTTTACACGACGCGGGCTGCGCTGGGCGCGCTGAAGCGGCGGGAAGGCAGCGCGATCATCAACACGACTTCCGTGACGGCTTACCGTGGCAGCGGTTCGCTGGTGGACTACTCCGCAACGAAGGGCGCGATCGTGTCGTTTACGCGCTCGCTGGCGACGAACCTGGCGAAGGAAGGCGTACGGGTGAACGCGGTCGCGCCGGGGCCGATCTGGACGCCGTTAATTCCGTCGACGTTTCCGGAGGAGAAGGTTGAGAAGTTCGGCAGCGACACGCCGATGGGCCGAGCGGGCCACCCCAGCGAGTGCGCCCCGGCGTATGTGTACCTCGCCAGCGATGACAGCTCATACGTCACCGGGCAGGTGCTGCACGTCAACGGCGGAGAAATTGTTAATGGTTAG
- a CDS encoding tetratricopeptide repeat protein yields MSEWSDAERHAQRAQQFYETGQWSKALEELRQALTYNPFQSEWHFGLGLTLEALQRYDEAVRAYQQTLDLRGDDMDALLHLGIVLVRCGHPRQAIQTFERAQRLDREIEACYCHRIHAYSQLGEHDNAETMFYLARQLTDECPTCYDGLAHSLAARRENERAIWCWQQALRLDPAYPDVHANLATAHWRLGRLERARQDFIRQLRQRPRDTRAMLDLGRLLMELDRDAEAGEKFRRVLEIDPAAADAYYHLGELALLAGHLDAAEARFIQTRRLDPTRPGVQLGLARVARERGQLERARVFARVETQRAGQSPQQVLELARQLIDLGMPDTAVELLHTTIQGRSTTQLDTAALLGAAWALRGTAEFARGRPRAGMFACRRGLRFAPANIAAMHRLIEAHLAARELRRARVWLRRARHYAPGNPVTRRLTFRLWWRRLTGA; encoded by the coding sequence ATGAGCGAATGGTCGGACGCCGAGCGACACGCACAACGTGCTCAGCAATTCTACGAAACAGGCCAATGGAGCAAGGCGCTCGAAGAGCTCCGCCAGGCGCTCACCTACAACCCCTTCCAGAGCGAATGGCATTTCGGCCTCGGCCTCACCCTCGAAGCCCTCCAACGCTACGACGAAGCCGTCCGCGCCTACCAGCAAACACTCGACCTCCGCGGCGATGACATGGACGCCCTGCTCCACCTCGGCATCGTCCTCGTCCGCTGCGGCCATCCCCGACAAGCCATCCAGACCTTCGAACGCGCCCAACGCCTCGACCGCGAAATCGAAGCCTGCTACTGCCATCGCATCCACGCCTACAGCCAGCTCGGCGAACACGACAACGCCGAGACCATGTTCTACCTAGCCCGACAGCTCACCGACGAATGCCCCACCTGCTACGACGGCCTGGCCCACAGCCTCGCCGCCCGACGCGAAAACGAACGCGCAATCTGGTGCTGGCAGCAGGCCCTTCGCCTCGACCCGGCCTACCCCGATGTCCACGCCAACCTCGCCACCGCCCACTGGCGCCTCGGCCGACTCGAACGCGCCCGGCAGGACTTCATCCGCCAGCTCCGCCAACGGCCGCGCGACACCCGCGCCATGCTCGACCTCGGCCGACTGCTCATGGAACTCGACCGCGACGCCGAGGCGGGCGAAAAATTCCGACGTGTGCTCGAAATCGACCCCGCCGCCGCCGACGCCTACTACCACCTCGGCGAGCTCGCCCTCCTCGCCGGCCACCTCGACGCAGCCGAGGCACGCTTCATCCAGACCCGACGCCTTGACCCCACGCGGCCGGGCGTACAGCTCGGCCTCGCCCGCGTCGCCCGCGAGCGCGGCCAGCTCGAACGCGCACGCGTCTTCGCACGCGTTGAAACCCAACGCGCCGGCCAGTCACCTCAACAAGTCCTCGAACTCGCTCGACAGCTCATCGACCTGGGCATGCCCGACACTGCCGTCGAGCTGCTGCACACCACCATCCAGGGCCGATCCACCACGCAACTCGACACCGCCGCCCTGCTCGGCGCTGCTTGGGCTCTCCGTGGCACCGCCGAGTTCGCCCGCGGCCGACCCCGCGCGGGCATGTTCGCCTGCCGACGCGGACTCCGCTTCGCCCCCGCCAACATCGCCGCCATGCATCGCCTGATCGAAGCGCACCTCGCCGCGCGCGAGCTTCGCCGGGCCCGCGTCTGGCTCCGACGCGCCCGACACTACGCCCCCGGCAACCCTGTCACCCGCCGACTCACCTTCCGCCTCTGGTGGCGACGCCTGACCGGTGCATGA
- a CDS encoding HEAT repeat domain-containing protein, producing the protein MYGNRLNLMWCGWPIALRSAGLAGVLLCLLFAVGVRADGGGEATEAGQSAQLLAMVGDDELPTAERKAAAVTLLDHEEADAQEVLAAVLPLFDVVDSAGRRELGERLARRGSDELVQTLIEIAHDREASRPTRQGAVAALGRHREQQAAGALVKLAVTSDDPVLRASAFAALATLTGRDDMGRDVKAWQAWWAAVEPLSESQWRQHLFESLAQQRRETRQYQQTLESRLVEAHRSLFRAVSAEDRPGQLIRLLEDPLDVVRQLGMDLAVQRLVDDRGFDEPLRETLRKRLDDPSPAIRQRATLLLRDLADGPAADRVARRLADAVEDVEAVLRAELLMMSRLPRIEAVERSLALLNSPALRDEAAGAINAAVDADRLTYQQGVRALRHVRGQLDAGQPPLPSIVLLLGRLGDEQDWRRIESWLDSEDDAVKQAAARAWADSDRPLLPLVERAYDARIESIALLTAARRGQSTVTFQALVQFEPEGEQVTERWHRALEAMAGRVSGDVVLGAVRDLERRGASSSLCRRMLAAALEQVEASSRSNASGQRVDLLLARGRLRIAAGEPEGALADFDRLARLEVELTDAQHEQRQRGIIRARIDLHQIDRAIETAEAMLNGRLAADHETDDEAADGGEGPASGLRENDSPMDLLFAAADERAAADDVDALKQLVEGIRRLTGASPNSGISQRIEQLEARLSQLRGDGDEGRVEPTEVDAEPTDVEADAA; encoded by the coding sequence GTGTACGGGAATCGCCTTAATCTGATGTGGTGTGGTTGGCCGATCGCTTTAAGGAGCGCGGGGCTGGCGGGGGTGTTGCTGTGCCTGCTGTTTGCGGTGGGTGTGCGGGCGGACGGTGGGGGTGAGGCGACTGAGGCGGGGCAGTCGGCGCAGTTGCTTGCGATGGTGGGCGATGATGAACTGCCGACGGCCGAGCGGAAGGCGGCGGCGGTGACGCTGCTGGATCATGAAGAGGCCGACGCACAGGAAGTGCTCGCCGCGGTGCTGCCGCTGTTTGACGTGGTGGACTCGGCCGGCCGACGGGAACTGGGCGAACGGCTGGCGCGGCGCGGCAGCGATGAACTGGTGCAAACGCTGATCGAGATCGCTCACGACCGCGAGGCATCACGGCCGACGCGGCAGGGGGCGGTGGCGGCGCTGGGCCGGCATCGGGAGCAGCAGGCGGCGGGGGCGCTGGTGAAGCTGGCGGTGACGAGTGACGATCCGGTGTTGCGGGCGTCGGCGTTTGCGGCGCTGGCGACGCTGACGGGTCGGGATGATATGGGCCGGGACGTGAAGGCGTGGCAAGCGTGGTGGGCGGCGGTCGAGCCGTTGTCGGAAAGTCAGTGGCGGCAGCATCTGTTCGAGTCGCTGGCCCAGCAGCGGCGGGAGACGAGGCAGTATCAGCAGACGCTGGAGTCGCGGCTGGTGGAGGCCCATCGGTCGCTGTTCCGGGCGGTGTCGGCGGAGGATCGGCCGGGGCAGTTGATCCGACTGCTGGAAGATCCGCTGGACGTCGTACGGCAGCTCGGCATGGACCTGGCGGTGCAGCGGCTGGTGGACGATCGCGGCTTTGACGAGCCGCTGCGTGAGACGCTTCGCAAACGGCTGGACGACCCGTCGCCTGCGATTCGGCAGCGGGCGACGCTGCTGCTGCGCGATCTGGCGGACGGGCCGGCGGCGGACCGGGTGGCGCGTCGGTTGGCGGACGCGGTGGAGGATGTGGAGGCGGTGCTGCGGGCGGAGCTGTTGATGATGTCACGCTTGCCGCGGATCGAGGCGGTGGAGCGGTCGCTTGCGTTGCTGAACAGCCCGGCGTTGCGCGATGAGGCAGCGGGGGCGATCAATGCGGCGGTGGATGCGGATCGACTTACGTATCAGCAGGGTGTGCGGGCGTTGCGACATGTGCGCGGGCAGCTTGACGCGGGCCAACCGCCGCTGCCTTCGATCGTGCTGCTGCTGGGTCGGTTGGGCGACGAGCAGGACTGGCGGCGGATCGAGAGCTGGCTGGATTCGGAAGATGACGCGGTGAAGCAGGCGGCGGCGCGGGCGTGGGCTGACTCGGATCGGCCGCTGCTGCCCCTGGTCGAGCGGGCGTATGATGCGCGGATTGAGTCGATTGCGCTGCTCACCGCGGCGCGGCGGGGTCAAAGTACGGTGACGTTTCAGGCGCTGGTGCAGTTCGAGCCTGAAGGCGAGCAGGTGACGGAGCGTTGGCATCGGGCGTTAGAGGCGATGGCCGGCCGAGTGTCGGGCGATGTTGTGCTCGGGGCGGTGCGTGATCTGGAACGGCGGGGGGCGTCGTCGTCACTGTGTCGGCGGATGCTCGCGGCAGCGCTGGAGCAGGTAGAAGCGTCGTCGCGGTCGAATGCGAGCGGGCAGCGGGTGGATCTGTTGCTGGCACGCGGCCGACTGCGAATCGCGGCCGGCGAACCGGAAGGGGCGCTTGCGGATTTCGATCGACTCGCTCGGCTGGAGGTGGAGCTGACCGACGCGCAGCACGAGCAGCGGCAGCGCGGGATCATTCGAGCGCGCATCGATCTGCATCAGATTGATCGGGCGATCGAGACGGCGGAGGCGATGCTCAACGGGCGACTCGCTGCGGATCATGAGACGGATGATGAGGCGGCCGACGGAGGGGAAGGCCCGGCGAGCGGGTTGCGTGAAAATGACTCGCCGATGGATCTGCTGTTCGCAGCGGCGGACGAGCGGGCGGCGGCGGACGATGTTGATGCGCTCAAGCAACTGGTTGAGGGCATTCGCAGGTTGACCGGCGCTTCGCCGAACTCGGGCATCTCGCAGCGGATCGAGCAGTTGGAGGCCCGGCTGTCGCAACTGCGTGGCGATGGCGATGAGGGGCGCGTGGAGCCGACGGAAGTTGACGCCGAGCCGACCGACGTTGAGGCTGACGCGGCGTAG
- a CDS encoding RsmD family RNA methyltransferase encodes MRIIAGVHRGRRLVGPKDATTTRPITDRVKQSLFDRLWAMGVLPEDPLEADEQPADERGLVLDLFAGTGSLGLESLSRGAGKCVFVEMDRDALHGLEQNLSALRLSDRANVLKVNALSPGWLVHAVRKPVRIAFVDPPYAMMSEADGWERFMPLLEALAETAEAGGVMVVRTPTPVESPEIKGWVGPTSHKYGGMKVTFYERAGGEGGGEVSSF; translated from the coding sequence ATGAGAATCATTGCAGGTGTACATCGAGGGCGGCGGCTGGTCGGGCCGAAGGATGCGACGACGACGCGGCCGATCACGGATCGTGTGAAACAGAGCTTGTTCGATCGGCTGTGGGCGATGGGGGTGTTGCCGGAGGACCCGCTGGAGGCGGACGAGCAGCCTGCGGACGAGCGGGGGCTGGTGCTCGACCTGTTCGCGGGCACGGGGAGCCTGGGGCTGGAGTCGCTGTCGCGGGGGGCGGGCAAGTGCGTGTTTGTGGAGATGGACCGTGATGCGCTGCACGGGCTGGAGCAGAACCTGTCGGCCCTTCGGCTGAGCGATCGGGCGAACGTATTGAAGGTGAATGCGCTGTCGCCGGGCTGGCTTGTGCACGCGGTGCGTAAGCCGGTGCGGATTGCGTTTGTGGACCCGCCTTACGCGATGATGTCGGAGGCGGACGGTTGGGAGCGGTTCATGCCGCTGCTTGAGGCGTTGGCGGAGACGGCGGAGGCGGGGGGTGTGATGGTGGTGCGTACGCCGACGCCGGTTGAATCGCCGGAGATCAAGGGCTGGGTCGGGCCGACGTCGCATAAGTATGGGGGGATGAAGGTGACATTTTATGAGCGTGCTGGTGGGGAAGGGGGAGGGGAAGTTTCTAGTTTCTAG
- a CDS encoding DUF1028 domain-containing protein, with translation MTFSIVARCPRTKQVGIAAVTAVPAVGKLLTWAYPRTGAIATQAWINPYLGHDGITKLREGLDAKQALDAVVLQDPDRDIRQVGIVDGQGNVAGWTGSKTSKWAGHITGPGYCVQGNLLVGHEPLHAMRDAFEADDGAPLAERLLTAIEAGEATGGDRRGANSATVYVIDTEVYPLWDLRVDDHKHPLKEVRRLYHVFEELVVPHIVRLPKRDDPHGQPEPQALA, from the coding sequence ATGACGTTTTCCATTGTTGCCCGCTGTCCGCGTACGAAGCAGGTCGGCATCGCCGCCGTCACCGCCGTGCCCGCCGTGGGCAAGCTGCTCACCTGGGCCTACCCGCGCACCGGCGCGATCGCGACCCAGGCCTGGATCAACCCATACCTCGGCCACGACGGCATCACCAAGCTACGCGAAGGCCTCGACGCCAAACAGGCCCTCGACGCCGTCGTCCTTCAGGACCCCGACCGCGACATCCGCCAGGTCGGCATCGTCGACGGCCAGGGCAACGTCGCCGGATGGACCGGCTCGAAGACCAGCAAATGGGCCGGCCACATCACCGGCCCCGGCTACTGCGTCCAGGGCAACCTCCTCGTCGGCCACGAACCGCTGCACGCCATGCGCGACGCCTTCGAAGCCGACGACGGCGCCCCCCTTGCCGAGCGACTGCTCACCGCCATCGAAGCCGGCGAAGCCACAGGCGGCGACCGCCGCGGCGCAAACTCCGCCACCGTCTACGTCATCGACACCGAAGTCTATCCCCTCTGGGACCTCCGCGTCGACGACCACAAACACCCACTCAAAGAGGTCCGCCGTCTCTATCACGTTTTCGAAGAACTGGTCGTCCCCCACATCGTCCGCCTCCCCAAACGCGACGACCCCCACGGCCAGCCCGAGCCCCAAGCCCTCGCCTGA